The uncultured Desulfuromonas sp. genome has a segment encoding these proteins:
- a CDS encoding sulfite exporter TauE/SafE family protein yields the protein MSDLVWWQLVALAVVGLVSGFLNILAGGGSLLTLPLLIFLGLPPTVANGTNRVAIVVQNIFALKSFHHSGVLSWRLALMCSLPAIVGAVVGAQLAVTMDESLFKQVLAGVMVLVLLLTTFDPARRFQGCFSDHSRLRSALLLVGFFIVGLYGGFVQAGVGFLILSVVLMVGLDLVQGNVLKVVVVLILNIPALAIFAWNGQVDWLLGGVLAVGNACGGAMAARLAVLKGHHWLRKVVTVVVLLCAVRLFLT from the coding sequence ATGAGTGATTTGGTCTGGTGGCAGCTTGTGGCGCTTGCCGTTGTCGGTCTCGTCAGTGGCTTCCTCAATATCCTCGCCGGCGGGGGCTCTTTGTTGACCTTGCCTCTGCTGATTTTTCTCGGCCTGCCGCCAACGGTTGCCAATGGCACCAACCGGGTCGCCATTGTCGTGCAGAATATTTTTGCCTTGAAGAGTTTCCATCACAGCGGTGTGTTATCCTGGCGTCTGGCTCTGATGTGCTCTTTGCCGGCGATTGTCGGTGCGGTGGTCGGAGCCCAACTGGCTGTGACCATGGATGAAAGCCTGTTCAAGCAAGTGCTGGCCGGCGTCATGGTGCTCGTACTGCTGCTGACCACCTTTGATCCCGCGCGACGCTTCCAGGGCTGTTTTTCCGACCATTCGCGATTGCGCTCCGCCCTGCTGCTGGTCGGCTTTTTTATCGTCGGCCTTTATGGCGGGTTTGTTCAGGCGGGTGTTGGTTTTCTGATCCTCAGTGTCGTGTTGATGGTTGGATTGGATCTGGTTCAGGGCAATGTACTTAAAGTGGTTGTCGTGTTGATCCTGAATATCCCGGCGCTGGCGATCTTTGCCTGGAACGGTCAGGTGGATTGGTTGCTCGGTGGTGTGCTGGCTGTGGGAAATGCCTGTGGCGGCGCCATGGCGGCACGGCTGGCCGTCCTCAAGGGACACCACTGGCTGCGCAAAGTTGTGACCGTTGTTGTACTGCTGTGTGCCGTGCGACTTTTCCTGACATAA
- a CDS encoding succinate dehydrogenase cytochrome b subunit, whose translation MIPGSEQTIKDRYFVMQMLQSSIGRKLVMAVTGLCLVGFIIVHLLGNSSIFVGADGINAYAEHLHALGPLVWIFRLVLLGLFGLHIFFGIQLTLENRAARPIDYNQKKNIRTSFGAETMIYTGLAILAFAVYHLFHFTMHLTNPEISVGVLPLDALGRNDVFTMMVLSFQKFFISLIYIAAMVTLLLHLSHGVQSLFQTLGLLGSNSLPTMEKIGRAAAIVVFVGFISIPVSILLGLIKV comes from the coding sequence ATGATTCCCGGTTCAGAACAAACTATTAAGGATAGGTATTTCGTTATGCAAATGCTTCAAAGCTCTATCGGAAGAAAGCTCGTGATGGCTGTGACCGGACTGTGTCTGGTCGGGTTCATCATTGTCCACCTGCTTGGTAACTCGTCCATCTTTGTTGGTGCTGACGGTATCAATGCGTACGCTGAGCACTTACATGCGTTGGGTCCCCTGGTTTGGATCTTCCGCCTGGTTCTGCTTGGCCTTTTCGGGCTGCATATCTTTTTTGGTATTCAGCTGACTCTGGAAAATCGTGCGGCACGTCCCATCGATTACAACCAGAAGAAAAACATCCGCACGTCGTTTGGTGCCGAGACCATGATCTACACCGGTCTGGCCATCTTGGCTTTTGCCGTCTACCATTTGTTCCACTTCACCATGCATCTGACCAACCCCGAGATTTCCGTTGGTGTCCTGCCTCTGGATGCACTGGGTCGTAACGATGTCTTCACCATGATGGTTCTGAGCTTCCAGAAGTTCTTCATCAGCCTGATCTACATTGCCGCCATGGTGACTCTGTTGCTTCACCTGAGCCACGGTGTCCAAAGCCTGTTCCAGACTCTGGGCCTGCTTGGTAGCAACTCTCTGCCGACCATGGAAAAAATCGGTCGTGCCGCGGCTATCGTTGTGTTTGTTGGTTTTATCTCTATTCCGGTGTCCATACTTCTGGGCCTGATTAAAGTTTAG